CAAGGAAAAGGAAGCGAGCCTCGTCGACGCGTTCCGCGAGCGCGACATCACCGTAGTCGAGCCGGACAAGGCGGCTTTCCGGGAGGCGATGAAGCCTGTCTATGAGGATCTCGACGAGAAGTTCGGAGCCGGCACGGTGCAGAAACTGCTCGATCTCCGTTGAGCGATCCAGGCGCTACCGCATGTCTCCAAGCGCGGCGCTGTAGCGCCCCTTCTAACCCGAGATTTCAGCTATGGCCAATCCAAGCCGGTGGCGAAGCCTTGCCCACCTCGAAGAGACCCTGGCGGCGATCCTTCTGGTCTTCGCCTTCGTCGTGATCGCGCTGCAGATCGCCACGCGGTTCATCCTCCGCGATCCGTTGTTCTGGACAGAGGAGGCGGCGCGCTATGCCTTCGTGTGGTTGGTGGCGCTTGGTGCGGCGGAGGGTATCACCTCGCGGACGCACATCACCATGGACATCGTGCCGATGATGCTTGCCGAACGGGCGCAGCTCATCCTGCGCCTTGTTCTGGACCTCCTGGTGCTCGGCGCCCTTCTCATCCTCGTCTACTACGGCACCTTCGGCGCCATGCGCGCTCATAAGGTGATGTCGATCGCGATCGGCGTGCCGGAATCCTGGCTCTATGGAGCTTTGCCGGTGTTCGGGGTGCTTGCGGCTGTCCGGATCATGCTTGTGATGGCGCGGGATGCCCGAACGCTTTTGAGCGGCGGCCATCCGGTCGCCGACGCATCTTCCGAAAGGTATCTCTAGATGACGACCCTCTTCGGCGGATGGTTTGCTCTTCTGGTCGCCGGCATGCCGGTCGGCTTCACGCTGATCGTCGCGGCCCTCGCCTATATGCTCTGGCAGGGCGCGGGACTG
The Ensifer sp. WSM1721 genome window above contains:
- a CDS encoding TRAP transporter small permease, which encodes MANPSRWRSLAHLEETLAAILLVFAFVVIALQIATRFILRDPLFWTEEAARYAFVWLVALGAAEGITSRTHITMDIVPMMLAERAQLILRLVLDLLVLGALLILVYYGTFGAMRAHKVMSIAIGVPESWLYGALPVFGVLAAVRIMLVMARDARTLLSGGHPVADASSERYL